The following are from one region of the Verrucomicrobiota bacterium genome:
- a CDS encoding DUF2185 domain-containing protein, with amino-acid sequence MNPRDKAFKIPGDQIRRLIPNMGGCFSSDRITVDGAPIGYMYREQPDKDVDSGWRFFAGDESQEYADTPGNFAIHEVNTICNYDPAIIPFLDAPFGSAFSRVPGTDKFEAEGFTGGDDA; translated from the coding sequence ATGAATCCGCGCGACAAGGCATTCAAGATTCCCGGAGACCAGATTCGGCGGCTCATCCCAAACATGGGAGGTTGCTTCTCGTCGGACCGCATCACAGTGGACGGCGCACCGATTGGCTACATGTATCGCGAACAGCCAGACAAGGACGTCGACAGTGGTTGGCGGTTTTTCGCAGGAGACGAGTCGCAGGAGTATGCAGACACGCCCGGCAATTTCGCCATCCACGAGGTGAACACGATTTGCAATTACGACCCGGCCATCATTCCGTTTCTTGACGCGCCCTTTGGCTCGGCGTTCAGTCGAGTTCCCGGCACTGACAAATTCGAGGCAGAGGGGTTTACTGGAGGAGATGATGCCTAA